The Candidatus Cloacimonadota bacterium genome contains the following window.
ACAATCAGCCCAGAGAGGCTTATTCTTTTCATGATTTCCTTGTTTAATGATTCATTTTTAGAAACTTGCAGAAGCAGACCATAGCGATCTGCTTCTACTGTTTAAACTGTATAGAATTAGTATTCAACACCCAGAGAGAATACTTTATTAAAATCGGTTAGTTCTCCACCGGGAACCATCGAGAAATCAGCAGTCAGTTTATACTTTTGGTCGAATGTATATTGAAGTCCTACACCAAAACTAGGTCCTGTAATTTTACCGGCAGTATCAGCAAAATATCCTCCCCTCAAGGCGATGAGATCCAGATATAAGTATTCAGCACCAGCAGAATAAATGGTTTCATCTATATGCTCCCAGCCAGTTACGAATCTTTTAAACAGGGGATCTTCATTTGCCAACATCTTACTTGCTTCGGCAGATATCGTAAACCGGCTCATGGGATTATCAAGCACTCTATATGCGGCACCAGCTCTCACAGTCATTGGTGATGGGTCTGCTTGATCTTGATCTACAAAAGTAACATCCGGACCAAGATTTTGTAATACAAGCGCTAAATCTAATCCATTGATATTGGCTGCATTGCGGTATTTTGCTCCCAAGTCGAAGCCAAAACTAAAAGCTTTTCCTTCTTTCTCGGTTGATCCAGTTCCGGGCGCAAGATAGCTATAGATAAGCTTAAAATTTGCCCCAACACCTAGTATCTCTGGTATCATTTCATAAGAATAGCCAACAGCTCCGGCTATATCGAAGGGATGAAAAGTTCCCAAATAAACTTGGTTTGAATCAGTATGTTCTTGTGTTCCTGCATCCAGTAGCACTATATGAGCATTTAAATTTCCGATTCCCTCAAAATACTGGTTCCAGCCTAAGTATTCATAGAACATATCGTTCAATCCAGAGCCTTGTAGCCATGGTATATGGTTCAGGGCAAGTTGTCCTTCGCGATTAAATGCAGTTGCTCCCGGATTCCACCACATGGCAAATGCGTCGTCGGCTACAGCTGTGTATGCTCTGCCCATTCCATTTGCGCGACCACCGGGTTCAAAGGTGAGAAAGAGTAGGGAACCTTGAGATATTGCAGTTAAGGGTACTGCAAAAACAATTACAAGGATAAGGCTTAAGGTGATGCGTCTTAATGACATCTATACCTCCACAGGTTTCAGGCTTGATTTATGGTTTCAGCAGGGCGCATATATATCCCCGTGTATCTTGGGACAATATTCGCACACAAACAATATAATTCAATAAAAATTTCTGTGATGCGAATTGTCATAACTTTCATAGAATTTAGCCGCTTAACAAATGAACAATGATACTCCTTGCAAAGTATGGTGCCGAAGGCCGGAATCGAACCGGCATGGGCAAGAAGCCCGGTGGATTTTGAGTCCACTGCGTCTACCAATTTCACCACTTCGGCACATATTTTTCTCAAAACTAATAATTCCCGTTCTTTGTCAAGTTAAAAAATGATCACCGTGCTTCTTCGGCAATTAACTCGGCAAATTTATGCGCTGCACCGTCTAAAGCTTCTTTGGGTGTGCTTTGATTGCGCATCGCTCTTTCCAGGTAGCTTTTAAGCTCGGGTCTGGCTTTAAACCAGGCAGCAGTTTGGGGTTCATATACCGCTGTTTCAAGCTGCTCGTAAATACCTTGATATTGTGGATATTTTTCTAAAAAATCTACGATCGTATCGCTTCTCATTGCGCTTCTTCGCACCGGCATATAGCTTGTAGCAATGCTCCAGCGAGCTGTCTGTTCAGTATCGGTAAACCATTTAATGAATTCCCATGCTGCTCGTTCTCGTTTCCTATCTCCAGATTTGAATATTACAATATTTGCTCCAGATACTGCGCTCTGATTAGTACGGTAACTTGGTAATGGCGCATAACCGATATTAAAGTTGATGGGTTGTTGTCGCATATGAGTAATTGAAACACTGGATCCTTCATACATAGCAACAATTCCAGCCAAGAAGTCATTCTGACCTTCATATTCACGCACCAAATATACAGTTTGATCTTTGTACATCATATCGGTTATGTATGTAAGTGCTTCTACACCCTGCGGACTATTTAGTGCAGGATTCCCCTTTTCGTCTATTAAGGTACCTCCTGCTTGATGTAATAGATTCACAAATTGCCATTCGTTTACATTGAAATTTGTACCATATTTATCTATTTCACCATCATTATCAGTGTCTCTGGTAAGTAATTTTGCATAATCCTTAAACTCCTGCCATGTTTGGGGGAAGCTCTCTGGATCTAATCCAGCCCGGTAAAACTCATCTTTATTGTAAAAATATGCTCTTACGCTTTTATTGAAAGGGAATGAATATAATGTGTCATTAAATGTATTGGAGTTTCTAAATACCGGATATACATCTTTCAGATCCTCTTCATCAAAATCTTCATCTTCGGCAATCAACTCATCTAGTGATGCTAATACTCCAGATTCTATATATTTAGATGCCCAACTTTCGAAAACCTGAGCTATGTCCGGTTGCTTTTTTGCCTGGATTGATGCCATTAGTTTTTGAGATAATGCGGTATAACTACTGATAGGGTTTGCCACTACTTCTATATCGTCATGATTACGATTAAATTCCATGATCATTTCATTTAGTGTATCACCTAAGGGTCCGCTTAGTCCGTGCCAAAATGTTACTCTGGTTTTACCGGTTGTCAGAGTTTTTCCACAAGCACCTATCAGCAGGCTTATCAATATTGCAGCAATCAGTAATCGACGCATATTATCTCCCATGAATATTCTTCTTGATGTGATTAAAACACAACGTATTATCATTATCAAATCAATTATTGTAAGATTCCCAAAGCAGTCAATCTTTTTCTGCTTTAACAAGATCTATTGCTACAATTAAATGCCCAAGTCTTATTATTAGTAGAGATCATCATTGATTAATTCTTTAAATTGCTTATCTAGTTATTCTACTATACATGTTATTGGTACCAAGAATACCTTTACCATTCCCATATTGATAAGATCTAGTCCAGATTCCTTCAATTCTTGTATGGCAAAATCGATATCATTCTTTTCTGCAACGCCCATTATCACGCTTCCATATCCCTGACGGATGTCTGGAGATTCCTTAAAAGACGCAAATAGAGGAATATCATAAAGCATTTTTTGCCCAAGTGTTTCACCACTTAACACAATTGTATCCTCAATTCCTGCTTCTGATAGAGCCAGAATTACATCATCTAAATATTTATCGTTATACAAATGTAAAATCATGTACATCGCGTATCTCCTAAAATCATTCTTTAACTCTCAGCTCTCCGGCTTTGCCAAGCCCGTATTTAACCAATACGGGACCAATTAACATTATTAAGAAAGTGGACGCAGTCATTACGC
Protein-coding sequences here:
- a CDS encoding PorV/PorQ family protein, whose protein sequence is MSLRRITLSLILVIVFAVPLTAISQGSLLFLTFEPGGRANGMGRAYTAVADDAFAMWWNPGATAFNREGQLALNHIPWLQGSGLNDMFYEYLGWNQYFEGIGNLNAHIVLLDAGTQEHTDSNQVYLGTFHPFDIAGAVGYSYEMIPEILGVGANFKLIYSYLAPGTGSTEKEGKAFSFGFDLGAKYRNAANINGLDLALVLQNLGPDVTFVDQDQADPSPMTVRAGAAYRVLDNPMSRFTISAEASKMLANEDPLFKRFVTGWEHIDETIYSAGAEYLYLDLIALRGGYFADTAGKITGPSFGVGLQYTFDQKYKLTADFSMVPGGELTDFNKVFSLGVEY
- a CDS encoding ABC transporter substrate-binding protein → MRRLLIAAILISLLIGACGKTLTTGKTRVTFWHGLSGPLGDTLNEMIMEFNRNHDDIEVVANPISSYTALSQKLMASIQAKKQPDIAQVFESWASKYIESGVLASLDELIAEDEDFDEEDLKDVYPVFRNSNTFNDTLYSFPFNKSVRAYFYNKDEFYRAGLDPESFPQTWQEFKDYAKLLTRDTDNDGEIDKYGTNFNVNEWQFVNLLHQAGGTLIDEKGNPALNSPQGVEALTYITDMMYKDQTVYLVREYEGQNDFLAGIVAMYEGSSVSITHMRQQPINFNIGYAPLPSYRTNQSAVSGANIVIFKSGDRKRERAAWEFIKWFTDTEQTARWSIATSYMPVRRSAMRSDTIVDFLEKYPQYQGIYEQLETAVYEPQTAAWFKARPELKSYLERAMRNQSTPKEALDGAAHKFAELIAEEAR